The following proteins are encoded in a genomic region of Oncorhynchus keta strain PuntledgeMale-10-30-2019 chromosome 35, Oket_V2, whole genome shotgun sequence:
- the LOC118368696 gene encoding phospholipid scramblase 2-like isoform X1, whose product MSAPGYPSPHQGPGSYSTAPYSVPHGGYGEPNHAPPPVGFHMGYNQQQPHPGQPVMYQPVPMPEYGVPQMGPSPGYGGPMPGPEYGAPQMGPSPGYGGPMPGPRYGAPQMGPSPGYGGPMPGPEYGTPNSGPPAAISPAPAAVVPVGVPPGLEYLTQIDQILIHQKVELLEAFIGFETNNQYEIKNSLGQKIYKAKEKNDCCTRNCCGALRSFDMKIKDNMDREVIRLIRPFRCASCWCPCCLQELEVQAPPGTTIGYVSQDWNPCVPKFSIKGANKETVMKLEGPCFACNCCGDVNFKLTGKDGGKPIGRISKQWSGLIKEVFTDTDNFGIQFPMDLDVKMKAVLMGTCFLIDFMFFEKVGNTKQRNTVFS is encoded by the exons ATGTCAGCCCCAG GTTACCCATCCCCTCACCAGGGTCCTGGAAGTTACTCCACGGCACCCTACTCTGTTCCTCATGGTGGGTATGGTGAGCCTAACCATGCTCCCCCACCGGTTGGCTTCCATATGGGCTACAACCAACAACAACCCCACCCAGGCCAGCCTGTGATGTACCAGCCTGTGCCCATGCCCGAATATGGGGTACCTCAAATGGGCCCCAGCCCAGGCTATGGTGGTCCCATGCCTGGGCCCGAGTACGGTGCACCTCAGATGGGCCCCAGCCCAGGCTATGGTGGTCCCATGCCTGGGCCCAGATACGGTGCACCTCAGATGGGCCCCAGCCCAGGGTATGGTGGTCCCATGCCTGGGCCTGAATACGGTACACCTAACTCGGGCCCTCCTGCAGCCATCTCCCCAGCCCCTGCAGCAGTTGTGCCTGTTGGAGTTCCACCTGGTCTGGAGTACCTAACACAG attGACCAGATCCTTATACACCAAAAAGTGGAGTTGCTTGAAG CGTTCATTGGCTTTGAGACCAACAACCAGTACGAGATCAAGAACAGCCTGGGTCAGAAGATCTACAAGGCCAAGGAGAAGAACGACTGCTGCACACGCAACTGCTGCGGTGCCCTGCGTAGCTTTGACATGAAGATCAAGGACAACATGGACCGTGAGGTCATCCGCCTCATACGACCCTTCCGCTGTGCCTCCTGCTGGTGCCCCTGCTGCCTGCAAGAG CTCGAGGTCCAAGCCCCGCCTGGCACCACCATAGGCTATGTGTCCCAGGACTGGAACCCCTGCGTGCCGAAGTTCTCCATCAAGGGGGCCAACAAGGAGACCGTAATGAAGCTGGAGGGACCCTGCTTCGCCTGCAACTGCTGCGGGGACGTCAACTTCAAG CTGACGGGGAAAGATGGAGGCAAGCCCATCGGCCGCATCAGTAAGCAGTGGAGTGGCCTGATAAAGGAGGTCTTCACCGACACGGACAACTTTGGCATCCAGTTCCCCATGGACCTGGACGTCAAGATGAAGGCTGTGCTCATGGGCACCTGTTTCCTCATC GATTTCATGTTCTTCGAGAAGGTTGGCAACACAAAGCAGCGCAACACCGTCTTCTCATAA